In Myxococcota bacterium, the following proteins share a genomic window:
- the lon gene encoding endopeptidase La: protein MESEAPGAFEVPAQLPLLPIRDAVVFPSMILPLFVGREVSAHAIETAIEGDRLLALVTQRDPEVDDPGPDDLYAVGVVGMIMRMMRLPDGRLKVLVQGLSKIKVTHYLRTEPHIDVQVEALPEEPASEVSVEVEALVRGVREKLEELLPLKHLPPEILSVTGSVDDPGRLADLVASNLRLRVEEAQEILEIGDSVRRLRKIDSLLRREMAVSSVQAEIQTAAREELSRYQREQFLREQMRQIQEELGEGADRRSEQDELRAKIAASGMNEEARAEADRQLDRLARMHPDSSETQVIRSYLEWVTELPWAKVSDDNLDLAHAREVLERDHAYLNRVKERILEFLAVHKLRGSTAGKGPILCLVGPPGVGKTSLGRSIAQAMGRGFVRMSLGGMRDEAEIRGHRRTYVGALPGRIIQGMRQAGTSNPIFLLDEIDKIGADYRGDPAAALLEVLDPEQNHTFRDHYLNVPYDLSKTLFIATANLIDPIPRALFDRMEVIRLPGYTPEEKEVIARRYLLPRQVEECGLTADRVQVSRAAVRDVISGYTQEAGVRGLERELGRLLRKIARRIAEGETKHVSVTLRNLRASLGPPPLLGESIPRAAEAGLARGLAWTETGGEVLVVEATMVRGRGLILTGQLGDVMKESAQAALSYVRWRGTELGIAEGLAKHEIHVHVPAGATPKDGPSAGITMATAIVSLLTGIPVRSEWTMTGEVTLRGRVLPVGGVREKVLAAQRRGLRHVILPEANQHDLEDVPPELARKLEFHFVRTMDEVLDLALTEPILAKRRPRRAPARTTPAIIRS from the coding sequence GTGGAAAGCGAAGCCCCCGGCGCGTTCGAGGTCCCTGCCCAGCTCCCGCTCTTGCCCATTCGCGACGCCGTCGTCTTTCCCTCGATGATCCTGCCCTTGTTCGTCGGGCGCGAAGTCTCCGCGCACGCGATCGAGACGGCGATCGAGGGCGACCGCCTGCTGGCGCTCGTGACGCAGCGCGACCCCGAGGTCGACGACCCGGGTCCCGACGACCTGTACGCGGTCGGCGTGGTCGGGATGATCATGCGCATGATGCGCCTGCCCGACGGCCGGCTGAAGGTCCTGGTGCAGGGCCTGTCGAAGATCAAGGTGACTCACTACCTGCGCACCGAGCCGCACATCGACGTGCAGGTCGAGGCGCTGCCCGAGGAGCCCGCGAGCGAGGTCAGCGTCGAGGTCGAGGCGCTGGTGCGCGGCGTGCGCGAGAAGCTCGAGGAGCTCCTGCCGCTGAAGCACCTGCCGCCCGAGATCCTGTCGGTGACCGGCAGCGTGGACGACCCGGGCCGGCTCGCGGACCTGGTGGCCTCGAACCTGCGCCTGCGCGTGGAGGAGGCCCAGGAGATCCTCGAGATCGGCGACTCCGTGCGCCGGCTGCGCAAGATCGACTCACTCCTGCGGCGCGAGATGGCCGTCTCCTCGGTGCAGGCCGAGATCCAGACCGCCGCGCGCGAGGAGCTGTCGCGCTACCAGCGCGAGCAGTTCCTGCGCGAGCAGATGCGCCAGATCCAGGAGGAGCTGGGCGAGGGCGCCGACCGCCGCTCCGAGCAGGACGAGCTGCGCGCCAAGATCGCCGCCAGCGGCATGAACGAGGAGGCGCGCGCCGAGGCCGACCGCCAGCTCGACCGCCTGGCGCGCATGCACCCGGACTCTTCCGAGACCCAGGTGATTCGCAGCTACCTGGAGTGGGTCACCGAGCTGCCCTGGGCCAAGGTCTCGGACGACAATCTCGACCTGGCGCACGCGCGCGAGGTGCTGGAGCGCGACCACGCCTATCTCAACCGCGTGAAGGAGCGGATCCTCGAGTTTCTCGCCGTGCACAAGCTGCGCGGCTCGACCGCGGGCAAGGGCCCCATCCTGTGTCTCGTGGGCCCCCCGGGCGTGGGCAAGACCTCGCTCGGGCGCTCGATCGCGCAGGCCATGGGGCGTGGCTTCGTGCGCATGTCGCTCGGCGGCATGCGCGACGAGGCGGAGATCCGCGGCCACCGCCGCACCTACGTGGGCGCCCTGCCGGGCCGGATCATCCAGGGCATGCGCCAGGCGGGCACGAGCAACCCGATCTTCCTGCTCGACGAGATCGACAAGATCGGCGCCGACTACCGCGGTGACCCGGCGGCGGCGCTGCTCGAGGTGCTCGACCCCGAGCAGAACCACACCTTCCGCGACCACTACCTGAACGTGCCCTACGACCTGTCGAAGACGCTGTTCATCGCCACCGCGAATCTGATCGACCCGATCCCGCGCGCGTTGTTCGACCGCATGGAGGTGATCCGCCTCCCGGGTTACACGCCCGAGGAGAAGGAGGTCATCGCCCGGCGCTATCTCTTGCCGCGCCAGGTCGAGGAGTGCGGACTCACGGCCGACCGCGTGCAGGTCTCACGCGCGGCGGTCCGCGACGTGATTTCGGGCTACACGCAGGAGGCCGGCGTGCGCGGCCTGGAGCGCGAGCTGGGGCGGCTCCTGCGCAAGATCGCCCGGCGCATCGCCGAGGGCGAGACGAAGCACGTGTCGGTCACGCTGCGCAACCTGCGCGCGTCGCTCGGCCCGCCGCCGCTCCTGGGTGAGTCGATCCCGCGTGCCGCCGAAGCCGGCCTGGCGCGCGGCCTGGCCTGGACCGAGACGGGCGGCGAGGTGTTGGTGGTCGAGGCCACCATGGTCCGCGGCCGCGGACTCATCCTCACGGGCCAGCTCGGCGACGTGATGAAGGAGTCGGCGCAGGCGGCCCTGTCCTACGTGCGCTGGCGCGGCACCGAGCTCGGCATCGCCGAGGGCCTGGCCAAGCACGAGATCCACGTGCACGTGCCGGCCGGCGCCACGCCCAAGGACGGCCCGTCGGCGGGCATCACCATGGCGACCGCGATCGTCTCGCTCTTGACCGGCATTCCGGTGCGCTCCGAGTGGACCATGACCGGCGAAGTGACTCTGCGCGGCCGCGTGCTGCCCGTGGGCGGCGTGCGCGAGAAGGTGCTCGCCGCGCAGCGCCGCGGCCTGCGCCACGTGATCCTGCCCGAGGCGAACCAGCACGACCTCGAAGACGTGCCGCCCGAGCTCGCACGCAAGCTCGAGTTCCACTTCGTGCGCACCATGGACGAAGTGCTCGACCTCGCGCTCACCGAGCCGATCCTCGCCAAGCGCCGCCCGCGCCGCGCGCCGGCACGGACCACGCCCGCGATCATCCGGTCTTAG
- the thiL gene encoding thiamine-phosphate kinase, whose protein sequence is MDPRALGEFGLIEAIRRRAARDTRGSSPWRVAIGDDAAVLTPRAGEELVLTTDALVEDVHFRWRSSDPRRVGHKALAVNLSDVSAMGARPVGCLLTLALPSGLAATRLEGFLSGFLSLARASRCPLVGGDVVRARQFSATVTAIGAVARGRALLRSAARPGERVFVTGTLGGAAAGLARLERGRLRTPLDRRLARRQQAPEPRLAAGAALVEARLSRAAIDISDGLAQDLGHLCEESGVGARIALETVPVMRGATLAQALTGGEDYELLFTAKKSAPSAAVLGQRLGCRVSEIGVITARPGLVITRSGRPVQMSTKGFQHFKASPKGSEK, encoded by the coding sequence GTGGACCCGCGGGCGCTGGGTGAGTTCGGGCTGATCGAAGCGATCCGGAGGAGGGCCGCGCGAGACACGCGCGGCTCGTCGCCCTGGCGCGTGGCGATCGGCGACGATGCCGCGGTGCTGACGCCGCGGGCCGGCGAGGAGCTCGTGCTCACGACCGACGCGCTGGTCGAGGACGTGCATTTCCGCTGGCGATCCAGTGACCCGAGGCGCGTGGGTCACAAGGCGCTGGCCGTGAACCTGTCCGACGTGAGCGCGATGGGCGCGCGGCCGGTCGGATGTCTCTTGACCCTGGCGCTGCCCTCCGGATTGGCGGCGACGAGACTCGAGGGCTTCCTGTCGGGCTTCCTGTCGCTGGCCCGCGCGAGTCGCTGTCCGCTGGTGGGCGGCGACGTCGTGCGCGCGCGCCAGTTCAGCGCCACGGTGACCGCGATCGGTGCGGTGGCGCGGGGCAGGGCGCTCTTGCGCAGCGCCGCGCGGCCGGGCGAGCGCGTGTTCGTGACCGGCACGCTCGGCGGCGCGGCCGCGGGCCTCGCGCGGCTCGAACGCGGGCGCCTGCGCACGCCGCTCGACCGCCGGCTCGCGCGGCGACAGCAGGCGCCGGAGCCGCGGCTCGCGGCCGGAGCCGCCCTGGTAGAGGCGCGCCTGTCGCGTGCTGCGATCGACATCTCGGACGGCCTGGCGCAGGACCTGGGTCACCTGTGCGAAGAGAGCGGGGTGGGCGCCCGGATCGCGCTCGAGACAGTGCCGGTGATGCGCGGGGCCACGCTCGCGCAGGCGCTGACTGGCGGTGAAGACTACGAGCTGCTGTTCACGGCGAAGAAGTCCGCGCCCAGCGCCGCCGTGCTCGGGCAGCGACTCGGATGTCGCGTGAGCGAGATCGGCGTCATCACCGCCCGGCCCGGCCTCGTGATCACCCGGTCGGGCCGTCCGGTCCAGATGAGCACGAAAGGCTTCCAACACTTCAAGGCGTCTCCGAAAGGCTCCGAGAAGTAG